A window of Aricia agestis chromosome 3, ilAriAges1.1, whole genome shotgun sequence contains these coding sequences:
- the LOC121725761 gene encoding uncharacterized protein LOC121725761 — protein MEFVDGHIMTEKRKPKIPITASNIPSSDAESPCCTRLLELAGQAQALAGKAQGLFYGCYNERIHEVLCTSLARALILLQNSRVLCTSCMKHIYDCICDTVQLKR, from the exons ATGGAATTTGTGGATGGACATATAATG ACAGAAAAGCGCAAACCCAAAATACCAATAACAGCGTCAAACATCCCATCGAGCGACGCGGAGTCGCCCTGCTGCACCCGACTGTTGGAGCTAGCGGGTCAGGCGCAGGCGCTCGCCGGCAAGGCCCAGGGCCTCTTCTACGGCTGCTACAACGAGAGGATACACGAAGTCCTCTGTACCTCCCTCGCCCGCGCGCTCATCCTCCTCCAGAACAGCAGAGTACTCTGTACTAGCTGTATGAAACACATCTACGACTGTATCTGTGATACTGTGCAACTAAAGCGATGA